A genomic stretch from Candidatus Neomarinimicrobiota bacterium includes:
- a CDS encoding isoleucine--tRNA ligase has protein sequence MYKPVSSKVDFIQLEHEKLKFWEEKGIFNTLREQNKGHKKWSFLDGPITANNPMGVHHAWGRTLKDVFNRYHSMLGEELRYQNGFDCQGLWVEVEVEKELGFKSKTDIEAYGIEKFIKACKDRVNKYSKIQTQQSIRLGYWMDWDNSYYTMSDENNYTIWHFLKKCYDRGMIYKGYDVMPWCPKCGSAMSEHEIATEGYKELTHPTIYAKFRLKEKENEFLLVWTTTPWTLAANTAAAVHPDLDYVKVKQGHEIYYLAQNLTEILKGDYTLLETLRGTDLLGLEYEGPFDELTAQKGVRHFVIAWDEVSDSDGTGIVHIAPGCGKEDFALSKENDIAVIAPIDEFGNYLEGFDWLTGKNVQSIAPDIFSSLKEKGILYKRDQITHRYPTCWRHGTELVFRLVDEWFISMDDLRHEIADVVDDIQWIPAWGRERELDWLKNMHDWMISKKRYWGLSLPIWVCDSCGHFEVIGGKEELKERAVKGWEEFEGHSPHKPYIDKVEIACSKCGGVSRRIPDVGNPWLDAGIVPYSTLGYLSNREYWKQWFPADFVTESLPGQFRNWFYSLLAMSTVLEKKAPFKTLLGHALVKDEHGNDMHKSAGNAIWFEDAADKMGVDVMRWIFTAHNPENNLNFGYGPADEIRKKLLTLWNMYSFYITYANLDEYNPVTREVDRKSLTELDRWTLSKVHTFVKEAREDYDSYHVERLMRKFEILLDNLSNWYVRRSRRRFWKSENDSDKLAAYFTLYTALKTIILTMAPIIPFVTEEIYQNMVLSVDKNAPESIHLNPFPEADESCIDETLSERIDTIIKIVELGRSARNKANIRTRQPLSNVIVKPARKSEREHILALKDQILEELNIKEVTLTENPQDYIRFVIKPNYKLLGQKLGKDMPVVARALAELNADETAEKVRRGENIRVEGYTLEPSEILVNMEEQPNLAAVEDKGYFLALNTELTPELKDEGLIRDLVRHIQTLRKDANFRVNDRIHLGIQGPEMVKRAVEAHRDYLMTETLADELSETVDYPEATKALKLDGAEISMMIKRLSKEGTGNG, from the coding sequence ATGTACAAACCGGTATCAAGCAAAGTTGACTTCATTCAGTTGGAACACGAGAAGCTGAAATTCTGGGAAGAAAAAGGCATTTTCAATACACTGCGTGAACAAAACAAAGGACATAAAAAATGGTCCTTTCTGGACGGACCGATTACAGCCAACAACCCTATGGGAGTCCATCATGCGTGGGGAAGAACCCTGAAGGATGTCTTTAATCGCTACCATTCCATGCTGGGGGAAGAGCTCCGTTATCAGAATGGTTTTGACTGTCAGGGACTCTGGGTCGAAGTGGAAGTTGAAAAAGAGCTGGGTTTCAAATCCAAGACGGATATTGAAGCATACGGCATTGAAAAATTTATCAAGGCCTGCAAAGACAGAGTAAACAAATACTCTAAAATTCAAACGCAGCAATCTATCCGGCTGGGGTACTGGATGGACTGGGACAATTCTTATTACACCATGTCCGACGAAAACAATTATACCATCTGGCATTTTTTGAAAAAGTGCTACGACCGGGGAATGATTTACAAAGGATACGATGTGATGCCCTGGTGTCCCAAGTGCGGATCGGCCATGAGTGAGCATGAAATTGCCACAGAGGGATACAAGGAGCTGACCCATCCAACGATATATGCCAAATTCCGGTTGAAAGAAAAAGAAAACGAATTCCTGCTGGTCTGGACCACCACACCCTGGACACTCGCCGCCAATACAGCAGCGGCGGTCCACCCCGATCTGGATTACGTCAAAGTAAAACAGGGCCATGAAATTTATTACCTGGCACAGAACCTCACGGAAATTCTCAAGGGAGATTATACTCTTCTGGAAACACTGAGAGGTACAGATTTGCTGGGACTGGAATATGAGGGACCTTTTGATGAACTCACGGCCCAGAAGGGTGTCCGTCATTTTGTGATAGCCTGGGATGAAGTCAGTGATTCCGACGGAACAGGCATTGTTCACATTGCTCCCGGATGTGGTAAAGAGGACTTTGCCCTGTCCAAAGAAAATGACATAGCCGTCATTGCACCTATCGATGAATTCGGAAATTATCTTGAAGGATTTGACTGGCTCACCGGTAAAAACGTCCAGTCCATTGCACCTGATATTTTTTCATCACTCAAAGAAAAAGGCATTCTCTACAAACGGGATCAAATTACCCACAGATACCCCACCTGCTGGCGACACGGGACGGAACTGGTTTTCCGCCTGGTGGATGAATGGTTCATTTCCATGGATGATCTCCGCCACGAAATTGCAGACGTCGTGGATGACATCCAATGGATTCCCGCCTGGGGCAGGGAACGGGAACTTGACTGGCTCAAAAACATGCATGACTGGATGATCTCCAAAAAGCGGTACTGGGGACTCAGTCTGCCCATCTGGGTTTGTGATTCCTGTGGCCATTTTGAAGTAATCGGAGGAAAAGAAGAACTCAAAGAACGGGCAGTGAAAGGCTGGGAGGAATTTGAAGGACACAGTCCACATAAACCATATATAGATAAAGTTGAAATTGCCTGTTCCAAATGCGGAGGTGTGTCCAGACGGATCCCGGATGTGGGGAATCCCTGGCTGGATGCCGGAATTGTCCCCTACAGCACCCTGGGGTATCTTTCAAACAGAGAATACTGGAAACAGTGGTTCCCTGCAGATTTTGTCACTGAAAGCCTGCCGGGACAGTTCCGGAACTGGTTTTATTCCCTGCTGGCCATGAGCACGGTTCTGGAAAAGAAAGCACCCTTTAAAACCCTGCTGGGGCATGCCCTGGTCAAGGATGAACACGGCAACGACATGCACAAAAGCGCCGGCAATGCCATCTGGTTTGAAGATGCAGCAGATAAAATGGGTGTGGATGTGATGCGCTGGATTTTTACGGCTCACAACCCGGAAAATAACCTCAATTTCGGATATGGACCGGCCGATGAAATCCGCAAAAAGCTCCTCACACTTTGGAATATGTATTCGTTTTACATTACCTACGCAAATCTGGATGAATACAATCCCGTCACCCGGGAAGTGGACCGGAAATCTTTGACCGAACTGGACCGCTGGACCCTGTCTAAAGTCCATACCTTTGTTAAAGAAGCTCGTGAGGATTACGACAGCTATCATGTTGAACGACTCATGCGGAAATTTGAAATTCTCCTGGACAACCTATCAAACTGGTATGTTCGCCGAAGCCGCCGCCGTTTTTGGAAAAGTGAAAACGACAGTGACAAACTGGCTGCTTATTTTACCCTTTACACTGCATTGAAAACCATCATTCTTACAATGGCTCCCATTATACCTTTCGTGACAGAAGAAATATATCAGAACATGGTCCTTTCCGTGGATAAAAACGCCCCGGAGAGTATCCATCTGAATCCCTTTCCTGAAGCGGATGAATCCTGCATTGATGAAACACTTTCCGAACGGATTGACACTATCATCAAGATTGTGGAACTGGGTCGTTCCGCCCGGAACAAGGCCAATATCCGCACACGGCAACCGCTGTCCAATGTCATCGTCAAACCGGCCCGTAAAAGCGAACGCGAACATATTTTGGCCTTAAAAGACCAGATTCTTGAAGAACTGAACATCAAGGAGGTAACCCTTACTGAAAATCCCCAGGATTATATTCGCTTTGTCATCAAGCCCAACTACAAACTGCTGGGACAGAAACTGGGAAAAGACATGCCCGTCGTCGCCAGGGCTTTGGCTGAACTGAATGCCGATGAAACGGCGGAAAAGGTCCGCAGGGGCGAGAACATCCGGGTGGAGGGATATACCCTGGAACCTTCGGAAATCCTGGTAAACATGGAAGAACAGCCAAATCTTGCGGCTGTAGAAGATAAAGGGTATTTTCTGGCCCTGAATACAGAATTGACACCGGAATTGAAAGATGAGGGGCTCATCAGGGATCTGGTCCGGCATATTCAGACCCTTCGAAAAGACGCCAATTTTCGTGTAAACGACCGGATTCATCTGGGAATTCAGGGTCCTGAGATGGTAAAAAGAGCCGTTGAAGCGCATCGGGATTATCTTATGACAGAAACCCTTGCAGATGAATTGTCAGAAACCGTAGATTATCCTGAGGCCACAAAAGCACTGAAACTTGATGGTGCGGAAATAAGCATGATGATCAAACGATTAAGCAAAGAAGGAACCGGTAATGGCTGA
- a CDS encoding TonB-dependent receptor produces MLAEWKRRISTFCVLLFYITGLLQGATGGKIAGRVTHSGSGEPLMGVNIMVVNESLGAASDDEGYYTILNVPPGTYEIMATSIGYKTVRIQNIQVNSDMTRTLDIRLEPTVLQGEEVIVIAKQPLVRSDLTSSKSTVTEEDLEVMPVESSSAILSTQAGVTQGSDGALHIRGGRSSEVVYMIDGIPVNANLGKSISTNIISELTLISGTFNAEYGKAMSGIVNITTKDASRALSGNVKLQAGDMFSQNTHIFTDVDEYDPTTFLRTDFDVSGPIPFLSNSGFFITGTIKNSKGWLYGVREHNTYDSYSLVGDQWDIMMTGDSQRVALNDNFSVNTMMKLFITPTENTKLMYQVAAEKSDWQNYDHAWKYNPNGRYRHENQYVFHALHFTHTLSNRTYYTLKFSHSDKHAEDYVHKLDIPFVWDEDINGNGKIDELGRKSDGSPFTEDLNGDGQLTVVSVDWDFIKEHGSFIPNPVWYTIGDSIGVPHYVVNTQRSDVPSYHFIYGGQNTGYYLSDELTSTIKFDLTSQVTRNHLVRTGAEANFHTYHRNNMAIEMSSRTLWEPYIPDVSSSAHDDYTRHPFDFSAYIQDKIELQDFIMNIGLRYDYFDAKDYTFSDATHPAQSDTVKASPKSQFSPRLGLSFPITDQGFIHFSYGHFFQMPSFYYLYRNPDLKRTSGVTQFGNPDLSAQKTVMYELGFQQQLSMTTAIDVTLFYRDIINWLSSEYNFIDNTFRYTKYVTEDYGNVRGITFSFTQRSGHALTLNLDYTYQLAEGNSSSPDAAYYDNLQIPPIESEKYVVPLAWDVRHSVNANITIRPVQNAGISFLNRFSTGKPYTPAVQGQRNAEENSDNKPFHLTTDMQAYYDFYVMKSRFRLSVKIYNLFDRLNENYVHDDTGRAGYSLIPTYAGHAVQEHEDHPAVHPLEEYITPPTYYSNPRQILLSLSWQYKGN; encoded by the coding sequence ATGTTAGCTGAATGGAAAAGGCGGATTAGTACATTCTGCGTATTACTCTTTTATATAACCGGATTGCTGCAGGGCGCCACAGGCGGAAAAATTGCCGGCCGTGTGACCCACAGCGGAAGTGGTGAACCCCTCATGGGTGTCAATATTATGGTTGTCAATGAATCCCTGGGGGCTGCATCGGATGATGAGGGCTATTACACGATATTAAATGTTCCTCCGGGGACCTATGAAATTATGGCTACATCCATTGGGTATAAAACCGTAAGGATTCAAAATATTCAGGTCAATTCAGACATGACCCGGACGTTGGACATCCGGCTCGAACCGACGGTTCTTCAGGGTGAAGAGGTCATCGTGATTGCCAAACAGCCCCTGGTTCGCTCAGACCTGACATCTTCAAAATCCACTGTGACAGAGGAAGATCTTGAAGTGATGCCGGTTGAAAGCTCTTCAGCCATACTCTCTACACAGGCCGGGGTAACACAAGGTTCGGATGGTGCCCTTCATATTCGGGGTGGTCGCTCCTCGGAAGTGGTTTATATGATCGACGGCATTCCAGTCAATGCGAATCTCGGAAAGTCTATTTCCACGAACATTATTTCGGAGCTGACTCTGATTTCAGGAACTTTCAATGCAGAATACGGTAAGGCCATGAGTGGTATTGTTAATATTACTACAAAAGACGCCAGCCGGGCTTTATCCGGAAATGTGAAATTGCAGGCCGGAGATATGTTTTCCCAAAATACACATATCTTTACCGATGTGGACGAATATGACCCCACCACATTTTTACGGACCGATTTTGATGTGAGCGGCCCCATTCCTTTCCTGAGCAACAGTGGTTTCTTTATTACAGGAACGATAAAGAATTCTAAAGGGTGGCTGTATGGCGTGCGGGAACACAATACCTACGACAGCTATTCCCTCGTGGGAGATCAGTGGGATATTATGATGACAGGTGATTCACAGCGTGTGGCACTGAATGATAATTTTTCTGTGAACACCATGATGAAATTGTTTATCACTCCCACGGAAAACACAAAACTGATGTACCAGGTAGCGGCAGAGAAAAGTGACTGGCAGAATTATGATCATGCCTGGAAATACAATCCAAATGGCCGTTACCGGCATGAAAATCAATATGTTTTTCATGCCCTTCATTTTACACATACGTTGTCCAATAGAACCTACTATACCCTGAAATTCAGTCATTCCGATAAACATGCTGAAGATTATGTCCATAAGCTGGATATTCCCTTTGTATGGGATGAAGATATCAATGGAAACGGTAAAATTGATGAACTGGGTCGTAAGAGCGACGGTTCTCCTTTCACGGAAGATTTAAACGGCGACGGTCAATTGACGGTTGTCTCTGTGGATTGGGATTTTATAAAAGAACACGGAAGTTTTATTCCAAATCCTGTATGGTATACAATTGGCGACTCCATTGGTGTTCCCCATTATGTGGTCAACACCCAACGGAGCGATGTACCCTCATATCATTTTATTTACGGTGGTCAAAACACGGGTTATTATCTGAGTGATGAGTTAACATCCACCATTAAATTTGACCTGACCAGCCAGGTCACCCGGAATCACCTGGTCCGGACCGGTGCGGAAGCCAATTTTCATACTTATCACCGGAACAATATGGCCATAGAAATGAGCAGCCGGACGCTCTGGGAGCCCTATATTCCTGATGTCAGTTCATCGGCTCATGACGATTACACACGCCATCCCTTTGATTTTAGTGCCTATATTCAGGATAAAATTGAGTTGCAGGACTTTATCATGAATATTGGATTACGTTATGACTATTTTGATGCCAAAGATTATACCTTTTCCGATGCCACCCATCCGGCCCAATCCGATACTGTCAAAGCTTCTCCCAAATCACAGTTCAGTCCCAGGCTTGGACTCAGTTTTCCCATCACGGATCAGGGATTCATCCACTTTTCGTATGGCCATTTTTTCCAGATGCCTTCTTTTTATTACCTTTATCGGAATCCGGATCTTAAACGGACATCCGGGGTAACCCAGTTTGGAAACCCGGATCTGAGTGCACAGAAGACCGTCATGTATGAACTGGGCTTCCAGCAACAGCTTTCCATGACGACAGCCATTGATGTGACCCTTTTTTACAGGGATATTATCAACTGGCTTTCTTCAGAATATAATTTTATCGACAATACATTCCGGTATACAAAGTATGTTACCGAGGATTACGGAAATGTCCGCGGGATTACTTTTTCATTTACCCAACGAAGCGGACACGCCCTGACACTGAATCTGGATTATACCTATCAGCTGGCGGAGGGAAATTCTTCATCACCGGATGCGGCCTATTACGATAATCTGCAGATACCGCCCATTGAATCCGAAAAGTATGTGGTGCCTCTGGCCTGGGATGTCCGCCATTCAGTGAATGCAAATATTACGATTCGTCCAGTACAAAATGCCGGAATATCTTTCCTGAATCGGTTTTCAACCGGCAAACCTTATACACCGGCGGTTCAGGGACAGCGGAATGCCGAGGAGAACTCGGACAACAAACCTTTCCACCTGACAACGGACATGCAGGCGTATTATGATTTTTATGTGATGAAAAGCCGTTTCCGATTGTCAGTAAAGATTTACAATCTTTTTGACCGTCTGAATGAAAATTACGTGCATGATGACACAGGCCGGGCGGGATATTCCCTGATTCCCACCTATGCCGGTCATGCGGTGCAGGAACATGAAGATCATCCGGCGGTTCATCCTCTGGAGGAATATATTACACCGCCTACATATTATTCAAATCCAAGACAAATTTTGTTAAGTCTGAGCTGGCAGTATAAAGGAAACTAA
- a CDS encoding T9SS type A sorting domain-containing protein has protein sequence MKRMLTVLVLLLMVSALWAESAQTVAYMEYDPTDSTVAWYGTSGSRGVTGGYDLDNDGKMEVYAVHYGNGGGVVGLEYTGEGAMEVIWYSDTTSTTYSTGTRMVQVADLDNDGLGEVIFFRGRYTDDMNGGLYIYEADGTDNGFKDPVHYTLNALGQIFNFNGVGAMGATRVEYFLVDDIDGDDTEELLVPFNGPSMVFDYGDTTETDTVAYEHSGDFFAIMSATGDLQGGFGTLVSEYVISARDIDMGTVGPDHPMFGRDNRLGGGSPNTLTVCDLDGDGNKEMFCHVWNYFNNFVVEATGPDSYTIGDTTNVMATYPDDHVCLMHPDAADLNGDGKEEVYLSNYYSGQLWKVEDLDGEATTLTMDEFTLLNDTTAGADPVNAIFGVTAADANGDGTKEIYVGSSYNTGDLIRWDGSEFTVFKTDTIDASFPEMFISKMWPADIDNDGKEELITALQGVPDSIVIETETDTTTIANPHYWIIRVVKIGDVVSVKDLPVITPNDYKLAAAYPNPFNPTTMIEFTLPVNKEISLIVYNELGQEVTRLIDGKTYQKGSYSVTWDGTNALGKEVSSGVYFYSLKYGNFTKTRKVTYLK, from the coding sequence ATGAAACGAATGTTAACTGTTCTGGTACTATTGCTTATGGTATCAGCCCTTTGGGCAGAATCGGCTCAAACCGTGGCATATATGGAATATGATCCCACGGACAGCACGGTTGCCTGGTACGGCACCAGCGGAAGCCGGGGTGTAACCGGAGGTTACGACCTGGATAATGACGGAAAAATGGAAGTCTATGCCGTTCACTATGGCAATGGCGGCGGAGTTGTGGGACTGGAATATACCGGTGAAGGTGCCATGGAAGTGATTTGGTACTCCGATACCACGTCCACGACCTATTCGACCGGAACCCGTATGGTCCAGGTTGCCGATTTGGATAATGATGGCCTGGGTGAAGTGATCTTTTTCCGCGGCCGTTATACCGATGATATGAACGGTGGCCTGTATATTTATGAAGCCGACGGGACGGATAACGGCTTTAAAGATCCGGTCCACTATACCCTGAACGCTCTGGGACAGATCTTTAATTTCAACGGTGTGGGAGCCATGGGAGCTACCCGTGTGGAATATTTCCTGGTGGATGATATTGACGGGGACGATACTGAAGAATTGTTGGTTCCCTTCAATGGTCCCAGCATGGTTTTTGATTATGGTGATACCACGGAAACGGATACAGTTGCTTATGAACACTCCGGAGATTTCTTTGCCATTATGTCTGCAACCGGGGATCTCCAGGGAGGTTTTGGTACGTTGGTAAGCGAATATGTCATTTCTGCCCGTGATATTGATATGGGAACGGTGGGTCCCGATCATCCGATGTTCGGACGCGACAATCGTCTCGGTGGCGGTTCCCCCAATACGCTCACCGTCTGCGACCTGGATGGCGACGGCAATAAAGAAATGTTCTGCCACGTCTGGAATTATTTCAACAACTTCGTCGTGGAAGCCACCGGCCCCGACAGCTACACGATCGGTGATACGACCAATGTGATGGCTACTTATCCCGATGACCACGTATGTCTGATGCATCCCGATGCAGCAGATCTGAATGGCGACGGAAAAGAAGAAGTGTATCTTTCCAATTACTACAGCGGACAGCTCTGGAAAGTTGAAGATCTGGATGGTGAAGCCACGACCTTAACCATGGATGAATTTACCCTTCTGAATGATACAACAGCCGGTGCCGATCCGGTCAATGCCATCTTTGGTGTTACAGCTGCTGATGCCAACGGTGACGGCACAAAAGAGATCTATGTGGGATCTTCTTACAACACGGGCGACCTGATCCGCTGGGATGGTTCTGAATTTACCGTTTTCAAAACGGATACCATCGATGCCAGCTTCCCGGAAATGTTCATATCTAAAATGTGGCCGGCAGATATAGATAATGACGGAAAAGAAGAGCTGATTACAGCCCTTCAGGGTGTGCCGGATTCTATCGTGATTGAAACCGAAACGGATACGACAACGATTGCCAATCCTCACTACTGGATTATCCGGGTCGTGAAAATTGGTGATGTGGTTTCCGTGAAAGATCTTCCGGTCATCACTCCAAACGATTATAAACTGGCGGCAGCCTATCCCAATCCTTTCAATCCCACAACGATGATTGAATTTACTCTCCCCGTAAACAAAGAGATTTCTCTGATTGTTTACAACGAGTTGGGACAGGAAGTGACCCGCCTGATTGACGGAAAAACCTATCAGAAAGGAAGTTATTCCGTTACCTGGGATGGTACCAATGCCCTGGGTAAAGAAGTTTCCAGTGGCGTTTATTTCTATTCTTTGAAGTATGGAAATTTCACCAAGACCCGCAAAGTCACATATCTTAAATAA
- a CDS encoding tyrosine recombinase XerC — MLSYDICLNRFLSYLHEIRGYSANTLKAYGRDLLQFRDYCRDYYGEPETDIQRIDKLTIRHFLGKLSEEGQSAKTIARKLAALKSLFKYVMRNEWIEKNPTYAIRSPKLPSKLPVFISQEQMRALFRSIPADTFIHSRDKALVDLIYSTGMRLNELVQLNIMDLNTHGNTVSVVGKGDKQRILPVGSETMKSIKAYLAFRREKFGTYETSSPLFISKQNKRISPRDVQYRIEKIIRAFSEGARKNSPHVLRHSFATHLLENGADLQAVRSLLGHSSLSTTQIYTHVNTGRLKDVYRQAHPRAGRQNKPHNMNGGHDES; from the coding sequence ATGTTAAGCTATGATATATGCCTGAACCGTTTTCTTTCCTATCTTCACGAGATCCGGGGGTATTCCGCCAACACCCTGAAAGCATATGGCAGGGATTTACTCCAGTTCAGAGATTATTGCCGGGACTATTACGGAGAGCCGGAAACCGATATACAACGGATTGACAAACTCACGATCCGACACTTTCTGGGCAAGCTTTCTGAAGAGGGACAGTCGGCTAAAACCATCGCACGGAAACTGGCTGCTTTAAAATCCCTCTTTAAATATGTCATGCGGAATGAATGGATCGAAAAAAATCCCACCTATGCCATACGTTCCCCTAAACTCCCTTCAAAATTGCCTGTGTTTATCTCACAGGAACAGATGAGGGCTCTCTTCCGTTCAATTCCTGCAGACACATTCATACACAGCCGGGATAAAGCCCTGGTGGATTTGATTTACAGCACGGGAATGCGTCTGAACGAACTGGTTCAACTGAATATTATGGATTTGAATACACACGGAAATACTGTTTCGGTTGTAGGCAAGGGGGACAAGCAACGGATTCTGCCGGTTGGCTCGGAAACCATGAAGAGCATTAAAGCCTATTTGGCTTTCAGGCGGGAGAAATTCGGAACTTATGAAACGTCTTCCCCCCTTTTCATCTCTAAACAAAACAAACGAATTAGTCCGAGGGATGTCCAATACCGTATCGAAAAAATCATCCGGGCTTTTTCTGAAGGTGCCCGGAAAAACAGTCCGCATGTACTCCGCCACTCCTTTGCCACCCACCTCCTGGAAAACGGGGCGGACCTGCAAGCGGTCCGTTCTCTTTTGGGACACTCAAGCCTGTCCACTACCCAGATTTATACCCATGTGAATACAGGGCGGCTTAAGGATGTCTATCGACAGGCACATCCCCGGGCCGGCAGACAAAATAAACCCCATAATATGAACGGAGGCCACGATGAGAGTTGA
- a CDS encoding TraR/DksA C4-type zinc finger protein — protein MADKKNKGLTAKERQHFREVILKKREETMEQLDEKRQAFMDNSPTGGSAQIDSNYAYHMADVGTDAQEREKAFMHYTREFKYLNYLNDALNRVDNDPEYGFCVECGNRIPNERLEEVPHTRHCVNCKSKIK, from the coding sequence ATGGCTGACAAAAAGAATAAAGGTCTCACGGCCAAAGAACGGCAACATTTCAGAGAAGTCATCCTGAAAAAAAGAGAAGAAACCATGGAGCAACTGGATGAAAAACGCCAGGCTTTCATGGATAACTCTCCAACGGGCGGATCGGCACAAATTGATTCCAATTACGCCTATCACATGGCAGATGTGGGAACCGATGCCCAGGAACGTGAAAAGGCCTTCATGCATTATACCCGTGAATTCAAATATTTGAATTACCTGAATGATGCCCTCAACCGGGTGGATAATGATCCCGAATATGGTTTTTGTGTGGAATGTGGTAACCGGATACCCAATGAGCGACTTGAGGAAGTCCCCCATACCCGTCATTGCGTAAACTGTAAATCTAAAATTAAATAA
- a CDS encoding RluA family pseudouridine synthase, translating to MDTQTYQIIVSPHQKSLRLDRFIAESIPRISRTRVQMLIENGHILRNGLVIDKASLKVTSGDILTINIPQRRPLTVEPEMIPLQIVYEDDDLIVINKPPDMVVHPAAGNRTGTLVNALAHYCTTLSTVGGYYRPGIIHRLDKDTSGTIIAAKNDVAHNEMARKFEYRKIEKYYLALVWGQFAHPSGVILAPIGRDPSNRKKFSVVPDGKHAETRYEVLADLDFLSLVRLRIITGRTHQIRVHMAYSGHPVLGDSTYGGRTKKLKSLKPRQREKAVQVLDCIHRQALHSYEMFFDHPRTGNPLHVRSSLPRDMCDVLQIFGYDGETLC from the coding sequence ATGGATACCCAGACGTATCAAATCATTGTCTCTCCACATCAAAAATCCCTGCGTCTCGACCGTTTTATTGCCGAGTCAATTCCCCGTATTTCCCGGACCCGGGTTCAAATGCTCATCGAAAACGGCCATATCCTCCGAAACGGCCTGGTAATTGATAAAGCATCCTTAAAAGTCACATCCGGTGATATTCTGACCATAAACATACCGCAACGTCGCCCTCTGACAGTTGAACCGGAGATGATCCCCCTTCAGATTGTCTATGAGGATGACGATCTTATTGTAATCAACAAACCCCCGGATATGGTTGTCCACCCGGCGGCGGGAAACCGGACAGGTACACTGGTTAACGCTCTGGCTCATTATTGCACAACGCTTTCCACTGTCGGCGGATATTACCGACCCGGCATCATCCACCGGCTGGATAAAGACACATCCGGAACCATCATCGCGGCAAAAAATGATGTGGCACACAATGAAATGGCCAGGAAATTTGAATACCGGAAGATAGAAAAATATTATTTGGCATTGGTCTGGGGGCAATTCGCCCACCCTTCCGGTGTAATTCTGGCCCCCATCGGACGGGATCCATCCAACCGGAAGAAATTTTCCGTAGTTCCTGACGGGAAACATGCCGAAACCCGCTATGAGGTCCTGGCTGATCTTGATTTCCTCAGCCTGGTCCGCCTGCGGATTATTACGGGCCGGACTCATCAGATCCGTGTCCACATGGCTTACAGCGGTCATCCGGTTTTGGGGGACAGCACCTACGGCGGGCGGACTAAAAAACTAAAAAGCCTGAAGCCCCGTCAACGGGAAAAAGCCGTGCAGGTTTTGGATTGCATTCACAGACAGGCACTCCACAGCTATGAAATGTTTTTTGATCATCCCCGGACCGGAAATCCGCTGCATGTCAGGTCTTCCCTGCCCCGGGATATGTGTGACGTTCTCCAGATTTTTGGTTATGACGGTGAAACCTTATGTTAA
- the lspA gene encoding signal peptidase II has translation MTNKTLKLSTRRVRFALIVIFVMLLDQWTKFLTRAHFRIPVRNPIRLIGDNLMITRVENHGVAFGIHFPGIHIISYIGFIVIILYLFYQYRRETYSLLSDIAFSLIIGGALGNFYDRLFRGTVTDMIQMGISGYYWPVYNIADSAITIGVLLFILGTFLQNRQTKHADG, from the coding sequence ATGACCAACAAAACACTTAAACTTTCTACCCGCCGGGTTCGGTTTGCTTTAATCGTTATCTTTGTAATGCTTTTGGATCAGTGGACCAAATTTCTGACCCGCGCCCATTTCAGAATACCCGTACGGAATCCGATTCGCCTTATCGGAGATAATCTGATGATCACCCGGGTTGAAAACCACGGCGTGGCTTTCGGTATACACTTCCCCGGGATTCATATTATATCTTACATTGGCTTTATTGTGATTATCCTTTATCTTTTTTATCAATATCGGCGTGAAACCTATAGTCTGTTGAGCGATATTGCCTTTAGCCTGATCATCGGTGGTGCCCTGGGCAATTTCTACGACCGGCTTTTCCGGGGGACCGTGACAGATATGATTCAAATGGGGATTTCCGGATATTACTGGCCTGTGTATAATATTGCGGATTCCGCCATAACCATTGGAGTGCTGCTTTTTATTCTGGGGACTTTTCTCCAGAATCGACAGACAAAACATGCTGACGGATGA
- the raiA gene encoding ribosome-associated translation inhibitor RaiA yields the protein MRVEITARHLNVSDKMKQYVQDELNRLTKVFERIIDIHVIIEDAEAGQVKTELIVNVPGKTLTVEKKSRELTKAIDQAVIKMVRQLKKYKDKF from the coding sequence ATGAGAGTTGAAATCACGGCAAGACACCTCAATGTTTCAGACAAGATGAAACAGTACGTACAGGATGAATTAAACCGCCTGACCAAAGTTTTTGAACGCATTATCGATATCCACGTGATCATCGAGGATGCAGAAGCCGGTCAGGTAAAAACCGAACTCATAGTGAATGTCCCCGGTAAAACACTGACGGTCGAGAAAAAAAGCCGTGAACTCACGAAAGCCATTGACCAGGCCGTGATAAAAATGGTAAGGCAATTGAAAAAATATAAAGATAAATTTTAA